In one window of Lacticaseibacillus casei DSM 20011 = JCM 1134 = ATCC 393 DNA:
- a CDS encoding heavy metal-binding domain-containing protein, with translation MAQDILITTTENIPGKHYEIIGEVFGLTTQSKNVISNIGACLKNIVGGEIKAYSNMLHESREKSIERLRDEARKVGGDAVVMMRFDSGSIGGDMQSVVAYGTAVKLLD, from the coding sequence GTGGCACAAGATATTCTGATTACAACGACCGAGAACATTCCCGGTAAGCATTACGAAATTATTGGCGAGGTTTTCGGCTTAACCACCCAGTCTAAAAACGTGATTAGCAACATCGGCGCATGTTTAAAAAATATTGTCGGCGGCGAAATCAAAGCTTATAGCAATATGCTGCATGAGTCACGGGAAAAGTCGATCGAGCGGTTGCGCGATGAAGCTCGCAAAGTTGGCGGCGATGCTGTTGTCATGATGCGGTTTGACTCCGGTTCAATCGGCGGCGACATGCAAAGCGTTGTTGCTTATGGAACGGCAGTTAAGCTGCTCGACTAG
- a CDS encoding quinone oxidoreductase family protein has protein sequence MIGYGFSEAGGPEVIDAIELPTPQPGPREIQIKTEAIGLNNRDRIARQMGGSGLTVPGYDVAGVVSAIGSRVTQFSEGDRVIARTTSAYAEIVTAAADMSVLLPAAITPETGVALITPGVTGYRMVELGKIKAGDTVIVKGASGGVGSAAIQLAVERGASVIGIAASRHEAEVNRLGIEHFVAYDRGNPVDELRRTADVVINAAMNGLGGDDDVEMAKDGGLIVSVSHTEPLLSRGVRFVHTRPLGGSEVGRALQTLVDLMAQGKLTVQVGYVLPFTREGFIKGHQLLDDPQHEGRIVIKVSK, from the coding sequence ATGATCGGATATGGATTTAGCGAGGCAGGCGGTCCGGAAGTCATTGATGCGATTGAATTGCCGACACCGCAACCGGGTCCGCGGGAAATTCAAATCAAAACCGAAGCAATCGGCCTTAACAACCGTGATCGGATCGCACGGCAAATGGGCGGCAGCGGCTTGACTGTGCCGGGCTATGATGTTGCTGGCGTCGTAAGTGCAATTGGCAGTCGTGTCACGCAATTTAGCGAAGGCGATCGCGTCATTGCCCGAACCACCAGTGCATATGCCGAAATCGTGACCGCAGCGGCTGACATGAGTGTCTTGTTGCCAGCTGCCATCACTCCGGAAACCGGAGTTGCATTGATTACCCCTGGCGTCACTGGTTATCGCATGGTCGAACTCGGTAAAATCAAGGCCGGCGATACGGTGATTGTAAAAGGGGCTTCCGGCGGCGTTGGCTCTGCCGCGATCCAACTGGCAGTTGAACGTGGTGCCTCCGTGATCGGCATCGCCGCCAGCCGGCATGAAGCCGAGGTCAACCGCCTAGGAATCGAACATTTTGTCGCATATGATCGCGGCAACCCCGTCGATGAGCTACGCCGGACAGCTGATGTCGTCATTAATGCAGCGATGAATGGGCTTGGCGGCGATGATGATGTCGAAATGGCCAAGGATGGTGGGCTGATCGTTTCGGTTAGCCATACTGAGCCTTTACTGAGTCGCGGTGTTCGGTTCGTGCACACGCGACCACTCGGCGGCTCCGAAGTTGGACGGGCGCTGCAAACCCTCGTTGATTTAATGGCGCAAGGCAAATTGACCGTCCAAGTCGGCTACGTGTTGCCATTTACCCGCGAAGGTTTTATCAAAGGCCATCAACTGCTAGATGATCCGCAGCATGAAGGTCGAATTGTCATTAAGGTTTCTAAATAA
- a CDS encoding carbonic anhydrase family protein yields the protein MPPLDYHHQDTWPNGFGQQQSPIDLRDATAADPSTLTIEEPWLVDQEIDDHVTIRLTGHGRTQIDQTQWHFIQAHLHVPAEHQTTHQCAAEWHFVHQSAIGALCVVAVLLPLGDGAPVMDSALDHFVTRSAQPVALQLDSLLPPKGTVYRYLGSLTTPPLTEGVTWYVIDQTAVTISPHQRQRFQQLFPDNHRQLQARNDRPVLRGPFLQGSK from the coding sequence ATGCCACCGTTAGACTATCACCATCAAGATACTTGGCCGAATGGTTTTGGCCAGCAACAGTCCCCGATTGACCTGCGTGACGCAACCGCTGCGGATCCTTCAACGTTAACCATTGAGGAGCCTTGGCTGGTGGATCAGGAAATTGACGACCACGTTACCATCCGCCTAACCGGACACGGCCGCACGCAGATTGACCAGACCCAATGGCACTTTATTCAGGCGCATCTGCATGTGCCGGCAGAACACCAAACCACCCATCAATGCGCCGCAGAATGGCATTTTGTGCACCAATCGGCTATCGGCGCACTTTGCGTCGTGGCAGTTTTATTACCGTTGGGCGATGGCGCGCCGGTGATGGACAGCGCGCTTGATCATTTCGTGACCCGCAGCGCGCAGCCAGTGGCACTGCAACTCGACAGTTTGCTGCCGCCAAAAGGAACTGTCTATCGCTACCTCGGTTCGCTGACCACACCGCCGCTAACTGAAGGCGTCACTTGGTATGTCATCGATCAAACCGCCGTCACGATCAGTCCTCACCAACGCCAACGTTTTCAGCAACTTTTCCCGGACAATCATCGACAGCTTCAGGCCCGCAATGATCGTCCAGTTTTGCGTGGCCCATTTTTGCAAGGATCGAAATAG
- a CDS encoding cation:proton antiporter, which yields MSQVVIFGIMLATVIVGNLLARHIPKIPLPFFLIGLGAALAVMPSLRNFAIDPSVFSFAIIAPLLFNEGQNASRLQIGRSLTNIVSLAVGLVLFSVIILGFSVHALFPVIPLSLAFALIAIVTPTDASAVSAVAQTNPLSDSQMQLLNNESLFNDAAGIVAFDLALSAYVSGSFSATDALLDFLFVFFGGILVGAIIGTLIVNLRAWLIRIGDDEPLIMVGIQLLTPLLVYFLAEELALSGILAVVAAGIAQGVERDRLRLTSARMQIISANVWEMIAAVLSGLVFVLLGLSLPNVVIEALRGQAGLFSLLVGIGVFIYAAKSLVRFFWSRTLLRIGKKNRWRNALIMMLGGANGTITLSLAFSMPRTINGHEFALRQGLILIAAVVILLSLIVPVVVLPFCVPKQPKRNRQYIWLRRMLSAGIDAMRDETEHHSEAQIVADALSQEMILNDNPSRRLQRSIFEGTITAEKAAIEALRANGTITKDEAYYYNRFIDLNDFTADQRLWKNLFLRIRFSINMGRMYKAFNEAQNAFLTTPLNLEPIFWKRQFTAHGEDLLPIEQAGYDAVMKYLTHIENVQNRSAVNTIRRFYRDRHRRVHSDSFNGDILYAMFLKAFHAEYEFIQQAFADGKLSRDIMQRLQTRITFDEITYLKNQDSFIV from the coding sequence TTGAGTCAGGTTGTTATTTTCGGCATTATGTTGGCCACCGTGATTGTTGGCAATCTGCTTGCCCGTCATATTCCTAAGATCCCTCTACCTTTCTTCCTGATTGGCCTTGGTGCAGCGTTGGCTGTCATGCCGTCGTTGCGGAACTTTGCCATTGATCCATCGGTTTTCTCCTTCGCCATCATTGCCCCATTGCTGTTTAACGAAGGTCAAAATGCATCACGACTCCAGATCGGCCGGTCTTTGACCAACATTGTGTCGCTAGCGGTTGGTTTGGTGTTGTTTTCGGTCATTATTTTAGGCTTCAGTGTTCATGCCCTTTTCCCTGTTATCCCACTCAGCTTGGCATTTGCCTTGATCGCCATTGTCACGCCTACCGACGCATCGGCAGTCAGTGCCGTTGCGCAGACGAATCCTTTGAGTGACAGCCAGATGCAGCTGTTAAATAATGAAAGTCTATTTAACGATGCAGCTGGTATTGTTGCCTTTGACTTGGCGCTTTCCGCTTATGTTTCCGGCAGTTTCTCGGCAACCGATGCGTTATTGGATTTTCTGTTTGTCTTTTTTGGTGGCATTTTAGTTGGTGCAATTATTGGTACCTTGATCGTCAATCTCCGAGCGTGGTTAATTCGGATCGGTGACGATGAGCCGCTCATTATGGTCGGCATTCAGCTGCTGACTCCGTTATTAGTTTATTTTTTGGCTGAAGAGCTGGCACTTTCCGGCATTTTGGCAGTGGTGGCGGCCGGGATTGCGCAAGGTGTTGAGCGTGACCGATTACGGCTGACCAGCGCCCGCATGCAGATCATCAGCGCCAATGTCTGGGAAATGATTGCGGCGGTTTTGTCCGGATTGGTGTTTGTCCTGTTAGGCTTATCGTTACCGAATGTTGTCATCGAAGCCTTACGCGGCCAAGCCGGCTTATTCAGTTTGCTCGTGGGAATCGGTGTTTTCATTTACGCGGCAAAATCACTGGTTCGCTTCTTTTGGAGCCGCACACTTTTACGCATCGGCAAGAAAAATCGGTGGCGCAATGCTTTGATTATGATGCTGGGCGGCGCAAACGGGACTATCACATTATCGTTGGCCTTTTCAATGCCACGAACAATTAACGGACACGAATTTGCGTTACGCCAGGGATTAATCCTGATTGCGGCGGTGGTCATCCTGCTGAGCCTGATTGTCCCGGTGGTGGTGTTACCATTTTGCGTACCAAAACAGCCGAAGCGCAATCGTCAATATATTTGGTTACGGCGCATGTTGTCGGCGGGCATCGATGCTATGCGCGACGAAACCGAACATCACAGTGAGGCCCAGATCGTCGCTGATGCCTTGTCGCAGGAAATGATTCTAAACGACAACCCATCGCGCCGGCTGCAGCGGAGCATTTTTGAAGGCACCATTACAGCGGAAAAAGCGGCGATTGAAGCGTTACGAGCTAATGGAACGATTACAAAAGATGAGGCGTATTATTATAACCGGTTTATCGACTTAAATGATTTCACGGCTGATCAGCGCTTATGGAAAAACCTGTTTTTGCGAATACGCTTTTCCATTAACATGGGGCGCATGTACAAGGCATTTAATGAAGCTCAAAACGCCTTTTTGACCACGCCGCTTAACCTGGAACCGATCTTTTGGAAGCGGCAATTCACCGCACATGGTGAGGATCTTCTGCCAATCGAACAGGCGGGATATGATGCGGTCATGAAATATCTGACACATATCGAAAATGTCCAAAACCGCAGTGCTGTCAACACGATCCGCCGCTTCTACCGCGATCGCCATCGCCGGGTTCACTCCGACTCCTTCAACGGCGACATCCTCTACGCCATGTTCCTCAAGGCCTTCCACGCCGAATATGAATTCATCCAGCAAGCATTCGCAGACGGCAAGCTAAGCCGCGACATCATGCAACGCCTGCAAACCCGCATCACATTTGACGAAATTACCTATCTGAAAAATCAGGATAGTTTCATCGTGTGA
- a CDS encoding MgtC/SapB family protein, with product MTIMDQVELVIRLLVAAFCGFAIGFERKNRFKNAGIRTHMIVALGSALIMIVSKYGFFDILNLKNIALDPSRVAAQIVSGVSFLGAGAILVRHNNVNGLTTAAGVWTTAAVGMAIGAKLYILGLSATALVLGIQVVLHHHYRWLPSGDNGVLTIRIRNEGFDMEHMRQTLGKYHIKVLNVSIKHEGDEVKMSLHVESRANEDMRRLLMFYADNPNIISIEF from the coding sequence ATGACAATAATGGATCAAGTCGAACTCGTCATTCGACTGCTGGTCGCAGCGTTTTGCGGGTTTGCCATTGGGTTTGAACGCAAAAATCGCTTTAAAAATGCCGGTATCCGAACGCACATGATTGTCGCGCTGGGTTCGGCACTGATTATGATTGTTTCTAAGTATGGTTTCTTTGATATTTTGAATTTGAAAAATATTGCGTTGGATCCTTCCCGGGTCGCGGCGCAGATCGTCAGCGGTGTCAGCTTTCTTGGTGCCGGCGCGATTCTGGTGCGGCACAACAACGTCAATGGCTTGACGACCGCTGCTGGTGTCTGGACCACGGCTGCTGTCGGGATGGCGATTGGTGCCAAACTGTATATTCTGGGTTTGTCGGCGACGGCGCTCGTCTTGGGCATTCAGGTAGTCCTGCATCACCATTATCGTTGGCTGCCAAGTGGCGACAATGGGGTTTTGACGATTCGGATTCGCAATGAAGGCTTTGATATGGAACACATGCGCCAAACGCTTGGCAAGTATCATATCAAAGTCTTGAATGTCTCCATCAAGCACGAAGGCGATGAAGTGAAAATGAGTTTACATGTTGAAAGCAGGGCCAACGAAGATATGCGGCGACTGCTGATGTTCTATGCTGACAACCCTAATATTATTTCCATCGAGTTTTAG
- a CDS encoding DUF3800 domain-containing protein — MDKDNKLKTSLNAYMAKHQLNTNATSVAIGVSVPTLRKALRGEKVSRKTTAKIESIIASGKVPAGAATTKRTKKTVAKKPAAKVATRKTAAKTSATPKAAAKRTSTGTVGRPAHSQANSTSASATNHSQSTTQAAANTQENAASTQPKRRTTTRVNRASVTARQANRTNNQHQNQATNSEAPTEQPTTSKRPSTRNHRFTIRQQPDVATQEAQAEAKKRQTQTNSQSAAASVKPAESDERHETTARHTKQHTPTGKTETFRRNGKSEHEPVRNERRNVRTDRNKPNSTRRPGRPKQNRFAANADPQNWQPMTQSASTSASQSMTSQDATKQHVPAVVNKVETHTPSVIRSSSNERNGVNGATASSTSNNTSATNATSQRNQRASYGMHTEAPLVTGKQLQLFIDESFEERRPDPRMMHMGIAAVFPEGDDESLAGFRDALYPYGWEPGDEVKARGKQVDALTQLIKAAQHEHMGMYTVFSRKTTYPDFAPSMEYLYPYIGATIHVLRDVDTTFDSIVIMIDHRNELEGNQLVMGADIVSRYLTLSLERPIKVRFEFADSREHLGLQLSDFVANAALRLSHDELSLIGINPMPELGVSQHDQLVRLTLLGLQQVVMGVRAERAATPSKHSQPDRFMQLIFDATYADSDRVRGALPVVKNALEQLIDVLPNARVGQISGMPNQSWYDMTARMAGLLRYINKDPKPYGKVLAKIESVAKTAADELEMALDSDSKAKR, encoded by the coding sequence TTGGATAAAGATAATAAGTTAAAAACATCATTAAATGCTTATATGGCAAAGCACCAACTGAACACCAACGCCACATCCGTTGCCATCGGCGTATCCGTGCCGACGTTACGCAAAGCCTTGCGCGGTGAAAAAGTCAGCCGCAAGACGACTGCTAAGATTGAGAGCATTATTGCATCAGGCAAAGTGCCAGCAGGTGCAGCCACCACCAAAAGGACAAAGAAAACTGTTGCCAAGAAACCAGCAGCTAAAGTAGCAACCCGTAAGACCGCTGCAAAGACGTCGGCTACGCCAAAAGCGGCAGCTAAGCGAACTTCAACCGGAACCGTTGGACGTCCGGCACACAGCCAAGCCAACTCAACGAGCGCATCGGCAACCAATCACAGTCAGTCAACGACCCAAGCGGCTGCTAACACGCAGGAAAATGCGGCAAGCACGCAACCAAAGCGTCGGACGACAACGCGGGTTAATCGGGCAAGCGTGACGGCACGCCAGGCTAACCGGACGAATAATCAGCATCAAAACCAGGCAACTAACTCAGAAGCGCCAACCGAGCAGCCGACCACAAGTAAGCGACCGTCAACTCGGAACCATCGCTTTACCATTCGGCAGCAGCCGGATGTTGCGACCCAAGAAGCTCAGGCTGAAGCAAAGAAGCGTCAGACGCAAACGAACAGCCAGTCTGCTGCGGCTTCGGTGAAACCGGCCGAAAGTGATGAACGGCACGAAACAACGGCGCGGCATACTAAACAGCACACGCCAACCGGTAAAACCGAGACGTTCCGGCGTAATGGCAAGTCTGAACATGAACCGGTTCGCAACGAACGGCGTAATGTGCGGACCGATCGTAACAAGCCAAATAGCACCCGACGTCCGGGGCGGCCTAAGCAGAATCGGTTTGCGGCCAATGCCGATCCGCAAAACTGGCAGCCAATGACGCAATCGGCTTCTACCAGTGCCTCGCAGTCAATGACCAGTCAAGACGCAACCAAGCAACATGTGCCGGCTGTGGTCAATAAAGTTGAAACCCATACGCCAAGTGTCATCCGCTCTTCGTCAAATGAGCGCAATGGTGTAAATGGTGCAACCGCAAGTAGTACGAGCAACAACACCTCTGCGACCAACGCCACCAGTCAGCGGAATCAGCGTGCCAGTTATGGTATGCATACCGAAGCGCCATTGGTCACTGGTAAGCAATTGCAGCTGTTCATCGATGAAAGTTTTGAAGAACGGCGGCCAGATCCGCGCATGATGCATATGGGAATTGCAGCCGTTTTCCCGGAAGGCGACGATGAAAGTCTTGCCGGTTTTCGGGATGCGCTTTACCCGTATGGTTGGGAACCTGGCGATGAAGTCAAGGCACGCGGCAAACAAGTCGATGCGCTGACGCAGTTAATTAAAGCAGCGCAACATGAGCATATGGGGATGTACACGGTCTTTTCACGCAAAACGACTTATCCTGATTTTGCGCCGTCAATGGAATATCTCTATCCGTATATCGGTGCAACGATTCATGTGCTGCGGGATGTGGATACCACTTTTGACAGTATTGTCATCATGATTGATCATCGTAATGAGCTGGAAGGCAATCAGCTTGTGATGGGGGCCGATATTGTCAGCCGCTATCTGACACTGTCACTGGAGCGGCCGATCAAAGTTCGCTTCGAGTTTGCTGATTCGCGTGAACATCTTGGCTTGCAGTTGTCTGATTTTGTTGCCAATGCAGCTTTGCGCTTGAGCCACGACGAACTCAGTCTGATTGGGATTAACCCGATGCCTGAGCTTGGTGTTTCGCAGCACGATCAACTTGTACGCCTGACATTGCTTGGGTTGCAGCAGGTTGTCATGGGCGTTCGCGCAGAGCGGGCGGCAACCCCGTCGAAGCACTCGCAGCCTGATCGGTTCATGCAACTGATTTTCGATGCCACGTATGCGGACTCGGATCGGGTTCGGGGCGCGTTGCCGGTGGTTAAAAATGCCTTGGAACAGTTGATCGATGTTCTGCCAAACGCGCGGGTCGGTCAGATTTCTGGCATGCCGAATCAGAGTTGGTACGACATGACGGCACGAATGGCTGGCTTGTTGCGGTATATCAATAAGGATCCGAAGCCGTATGGCAAGGTTTTGGCGAAAATCGAAAGTGTTGCCAAGACAGCTGCGGATGAACTGGAAATGGCGCTGGATTCTGACTCAAAAGCCAAGCGTTAA
- a CDS encoding ammonium transporter, with the protein MNLADTGFVIIASVLVWFMTPGLAFFYGGLVSKRNVINTMLSVFYITGIAILLWVAVGYELSFNGNLFGVIGQVHHFFLSDISLGAVTAARIPTGVYILFQMMFAIITPALFVGAVVGRMHFKFLTWFIVLWSLLVYYPLVHLIWSPDGLLAGLGVLDFAGGTVIHINAGITALTLSAFLGRRTDEHTVPYNRPWVLLGTAILWIGWYGFNAGSALGVNQAAMTAALTTSVGAAAALVTWMCLDIWQTGHPTLIGTCTGALCGLVGITPATGYVTSFGATCIGVLATLASYWFISKIKPRLGIDDTLDAFGCHGVAGIVGSILTGVFASKQVAPNIAHAGLAYNGGWHLLLIQLAGTLIVIVLVGAMVTIITVVLSRFVSIRVSPAAEKMGLDYSEHAEPVDEEVAASWEHHTPVSSFPDEFKGQLHGFDPRPHQDDR; encoded by the coding sequence ATGAATTTAGCCGACACAGGGTTTGTGATCATTGCGAGTGTACTGGTTTGGTTTATGACGCCGGGCCTAGCCTTCTTTTATGGTGGGCTTGTTTCTAAACGCAACGTGATTAATACCATGCTTTCGGTCTTTTATATCACCGGCATTGCCATTTTATTGTGGGTCGCCGTTGGTTACGAACTGAGTTTTAACGGTAATCTATTTGGCGTCATCGGTCAGGTACATCATTTTTTCCTGAGTGACATTTCGCTTGGCGCGGTCACAGCGGCGCGGATTCCGACCGGGGTTTATATTCTTTTCCAGATGATGTTTGCGATCATCACGCCGGCTTTATTTGTCGGGGCAGTTGTCGGGCGGATGCATTTTAAATTTCTGACCTGGTTCATCGTTTTGTGGTCACTGCTGGTTTATTATCCGCTGGTGCATTTGATTTGGAGTCCTGATGGTTTGCTGGCGGGTCTCGGCGTTCTCGATTTTGCCGGCGGGACGGTGATCCATATCAATGCGGGGATCACCGCACTGACCCTCTCCGCGTTTCTCGGGCGCCGGACTGACGAGCACACGGTTCCTTATAATCGACCATGGGTGTTGCTGGGAACCGCGATTTTATGGATCGGCTGGTATGGCTTTAATGCCGGGTCTGCGCTGGGCGTCAATCAAGCTGCCATGACCGCCGCCTTGACAACTTCGGTCGGCGCGGCGGCAGCGTTGGTTACATGGATGTGTCTCGACATCTGGCAAACCGGGCATCCAACCTTGATTGGCACTTGCACCGGCGCTTTGTGTGGCCTAGTCGGCATCACGCCCGCAACTGGCTATGTCACAAGTTTTGGCGCTACCTGCATCGGCGTTTTGGCAACGTTAGCCAGCTACTGGTTTATTAGCAAAATCAAACCACGCCTCGGGATCGATGACACCTTGGATGCATTCGGCTGTCATGGTGTGGCAGGCATTGTCGGCAGCATTCTGACCGGTGTTTTCGCCAGCAAACAGGTCGCGCCGAACATCGCCCACGCCGGTCTGGCCTATAACGGCGGCTGGCACCTGCTGCTGATCCAGTTAGCCGGCACGTTGATTGTCATCGTCCTGGTCGGGGCAATGGTCACCATCATTACCGTTGTACTGTCCCGATTCGTCAGTATCCGCGTGTCCCCTGCCGCTGAAAAAATGGGCTTGGACTACAGTGAGCATGCCGAACCGGTTGATGAAGAGGTTGCGGCTAGCTGGGAACACCACACGCCGGTCAGTTCATTTCCGGATGAGTTTAAGGGACAACTCCATGGCTTTGATCCGCGACCACATCAAGATGATCGCTAA
- a CDS encoding ABC-F family ATP-binding cassette domain-containing protein has product MLTVNNVSMTFSDRKLYEDVNLKFTPGNCYGIIGANGAGKSTFLKILEGELTPTTGSVSLSPNERMSSLKQDHFAFDDQTVMNTVLQGWERLYQVMTEKDALYAKADFSEADGNKAAELEGEFAEMDGWNAESDASQLLQSLGIRESEHQKLMADLPEGEKVKVLLAQALFGKPDVLLLDEPTNGLDPQAISWLEDFLADYEHTVLVVSHDRHFLNAVCTMMCDVDFGKIELYVGNYDFWKQSSELALQLQSQANAKKEEQIKQLQEFVARFSANASKSKQATSRKKQLEKITLDDIRPSSRKYPYIKFEPERAIGNDLLRVENVSKTIDGQQVLKDVSFILRPGDKTGIISRSDVTATVLMQLLAGEMEPDSGTITWGVTTSRAAMPKDLNPEFDHADLNILDWLRQFAPQDEQDNTFLRGFLGRMLFSGDEVLKQLNVLSGGEKVRSYLAKMMLSKANVLILDDPTNHLDLESITSLNDALIDFKGSVIFTSHDHQFIQTIADHIIEVGPLGVVDRADTSYDEFMQHETAQKQVEAIYPESLRQA; this is encoded by the coding sequence TTGCTCACAGTAAACAATGTTTCGATGACGTTCTCGGACCGGAAGCTGTACGAAGACGTTAACCTGAAATTCACGCCCGGTAATTGTTATGGCATTATTGGTGCCAACGGGGCGGGAAAATCGACTTTTCTCAAAATTCTTGAAGGCGAGCTGACGCCGACGACCGGATCTGTCAGTCTATCACCTAATGAACGCATGAGCAGCCTGAAACAGGATCACTTTGCGTTCGATGATCAGACTGTTATGAACACTGTTTTACAGGGTTGGGAACGCCTGTACCAAGTGATGACGGAAAAAGACGCGCTTTACGCTAAAGCGGACTTCAGTGAAGCAGACGGGAACAAGGCTGCCGAACTTGAAGGCGAGTTCGCGGAAATGGACGGCTGGAACGCGGAAAGCGACGCGTCGCAATTGTTGCAGTCGCTGGGTATTCGGGAAAGCGAACACCAGAAACTCATGGCCGATCTGCCTGAAGGGGAGAAGGTCAAGGTGCTTTTGGCGCAAGCGCTGTTCGGTAAGCCGGACGTCTTGTTGCTGGACGAGCCGACTAACGGTCTTGATCCCCAAGCAATTAGCTGGCTGGAAGACTTTTTGGCGGACTATGAGCATACCGTGTTGGTCGTTTCACATGACCGGCATTTTCTGAATGCGGTTTGTACCATGATGTGCGATGTTGATTTTGGCAAGATCGAACTTTACGTCGGCAACTATGACTTTTGGAAGCAGAGTTCCGAGCTGGCGTTGCAGCTGCAGAGTCAGGCTAATGCCAAAAAAGAAGAACAAATCAAGCAACTGCAGGAATTCGTTGCCCGCTTTTCGGCCAATGCATCCAAGTCGAAGCAGGCTACTTCGCGTAAGAAGCAGCTTGAAAAGATTACCTTGGACGATATTCGGCCGAGCTCCCGTAAGTACCCGTATATCAAGTTTGAACCTGAGCGGGCGATCGGGAACGACTTGTTGCGGGTGGAGAATGTTTCCAAGACGATTGACGGCCAGCAGGTACTGAAAGATGTCAGTTTCATTTTGCGGCCGGGTGATAAAACCGGCATTATCAGCCGCAGCGATGTGACGGCAACGGTGCTGATGCAGTTGCTGGCAGGTGAGATGGAGCCGGATAGCGGCACGATTACCTGGGGTGTCACAACCAGCCGTGCGGCGATGCCTAAGGATTTAAATCCTGAATTTGATCACGCTGACCTTAATATTCTGGATTGGTTGCGCCAATTTGCGCCGCAAGATGAGCAGGATAATACGTTCTTGCGCGGGTTCCTCGGGCGAATGCTTTTCTCCGGTGATGAGGTGCTTAAGCAGTTGAATGTCTTGTCTGGTGGCGAAAAGGTGCGGTCGTATCTGGCGAAGATGATGCTGAGTAAAGCCAATGTGTTGATCTTGGACGATCCGACCAACCATCTTGATTTGGAAAGTATTACTAGCCTGAATGATGCGTTGATTGATTTTAAAGGTTCCGTGATTTTCACTAGTCATGATCACCAGTTCATCCAGACCATTGCGGATCATATTATCGAAGTCGGGCCATTGGGTGTTGTTGATCGGGCTGACACGAGTTATGACGAGTTTATGCAGCATGAGACGGCGCAGAAGCAAGTGGAAGCTATTTATCCGGAGTCGTTGCGGCAGGCATAA